A genome region from Musa acuminata AAA Group cultivar baxijiao chromosome BXJ3-5, Cavendish_Baxijiao_AAA, whole genome shotgun sequence includes the following:
- the LOC135638428 gene encoding transcription factor MYB80-like encodes MGRIPCCERENVKRGQWTLEEDNKLASYIAQHGTRNWRLIPKNAGLQRCGKSCRLRWTNYLRPDLKHGEFSEAEEQTIVKLHAVVGNRWSLIAGQLPGRTDNDVKNHWNTKLKKKLSGMGIDPVTHKPFSHLMAEIATTLAPPQVAHLAEAALGCFKDEMLHLLTKKRTDFASAPPAVTGNAYTPESTGGGKEETIEKIKLGLSKAIMHDPDADKVWTMMASAGESSDGLAGLEETYPTLNEGFRYDGPSYGNEGEGSAWSQSTCTGGAAARRGGGLHDKVEDDNGEEAEGGKAENKVSAAGMFTSECVLWDLPDDLMIHPIV; translated from the exons ATGGGTAGGATTCCATGTTGTGAGAGGGAGAACGTGAAGAGGGGCCAGTGGACGCTGGAAGAAGACAACAAGCTCGCCTCTTACATCGCCCAGCATGGCACACGAAATTGGCGACTCATCCCCAAGAACGCTG GGTTGCAGCGATGTGGGAAGAGCTGCCGGCTGCGGTGGACGAACTACCTTCGCCCGGACCTCAAGCACGGAGAGTTCTCTGAGGCCGAGGAGCAGACCATCGTCAAGCTCCATGCCGTCGTGGGAAACAG GTGGTCGCTGATAGCAGGCCAGCTGCCCGGGCGCACCGACAACGATGTGAAGAACCACTGGAACACCAAGCTGAAGAAGAAGCTGTCGGGGATGGGAATCGATCCCGTGACACATAAGCCGTTCTCCCATCTCATGGCGGAGATCGCCACCACCCTGGCGCCGCCCCAGGTGGCGCACCTTGCGGAGGCCGCCCTTGGCTGCTTCAAGGACGAGATGCTCCACCTGCTCACCAAGAAGCGCACCGACTTCGCCTCGGCGCCGCCCGCAGTCACAGGCAACGCTTACACTCCAGAGAGCACCGGCGGTGGCAAGGAAGAGACCATAGAGAAGATCAAGCTCGGGCTGTCCAAGGCCATCATGCACGACCCCGACGCGGACAAGGTCTGGACCATGATGGCTTCTGCGGGTGAGTCGTCCGATGGCCTTGCCGGGTTGGAAGAGACGTACCCGACGTTGAACGAAGGGTTCCGATACGACGGTCCTTCATATGGCAACGAAGGGGAAGGATCAGCGTGGAGCCAGAGCACATGCACGGGCGGCGCGGCCGCGCGACGTGGTGGCGGATTGCATGACAAGGTTGAGGATGACAACGGAGAGGAGGCCGAGGGTGGAAAGGCCGAAAACAAAGTCAGTGCTGCCGGTATGTTCACCTCGGAGTGCGTCCTGTGGGATTTACCTGATGATCTGATGATTCATCCTATCgtgtga